In Anser cygnoides isolate HZ-2024a breed goose chromosome 31, Taihu_goose_T2T_genome, whole genome shotgun sequence, the following are encoded in one genomic region:
- the LOC136787828 gene encoding olfactory receptor 14C36-like: MSNSSSITEFLLLAFADTRELQLLHFGLFLGIYLTALLGNSLILIAVACDHRLHTPMYFFLLNLALLDMGSISTTVPKAMANSLWDTRAISYAGCAAQVFLFLFLMTAEYSVLTIMAYDRYVAICKPLQYGTLLGSRACATMAAAAWGSASLYALLHTANTFSLPLCQGNAVDQFFCEIPQILKLSCSYSYMREAGLLVASGCLAFGCFVFILVSYVQMFKAVLRMPSEQGRHKALSTCLPHLSVVSLFISTGIFAYLKPPSISSPSLDLVMAVLYSVVPPALNPLIYSMRNQQVKDAVKKVMTDIFLRTKASHL; encoded by the coding sequence atgtccaacagcagctccatcaccgagttcctcctgctggcattcgcagacacgcgggagctgcagctcctgcacttcgggctcttcctgggcatctacctgactgccctcctgggcaacagCCTCATCCTCAtcgccgtagcctgcgaccaccgcctccacacccccatgtacttcttcctcctcaacctcgccctcctcgacatgggatccatctccaccactgtccccaaagccatggccaattccctctgggacaccagggccatttcctacgCAGGATGTGCAGCCcaggtttttctgtttcttttcttgatgACAGCAGAGTATTCTGtcctcaccatcatggcctatgaccgctacgtggccatctgcaagcccctgcagtacgggaccctcctgggcagcagagcctgtgccaccatggcagcagctgcctggggcagtgctTCCCTCTATGCTctcctgcacactgccaatacattttctctacctctctgccaaggcaatgctgtggaccaatttttctgtgaaatcccccagatcctcaagctttCCTGCTCCTACTCCTACATGAGGGAAGCTGGGCTTCTTGTGGCTAGTGGGTGTTTAGcctttggttgttttgttttcattctagtgtcctatgtgcagatgttcaaggctgtgctgaggatgccctctgagcagggccggcacaaagccctttccacgtgcctccctcacctctCCGTGGTCTCCCTATTTATTAGTACTGGGATTTTTGCCTActtgaagcccccctccatctcctccccatccctggacctggtgatGGCAGTTCTatactcggtggtgcctccagcactgaaccccctcatctacagcatgaggaaccagcAGGTCAAGGATGCCGTTAAGAAAGTGATGACagacatttttttaagaactaaAGCGTCACATCTCTAG